Genomic window (Melioribacteraceae bacterium):
CAGGAATTCCAATTAGCCAGTAGGAACCAAAAGAAATGAATAGAGGAACTTTTACATCGGTTAGTCCTCTTAAGACTGAAATGCCCGATGCCTGAAGCCCGTCAAACAATTGAAACAACGCAGCTACAATTATCAACTGTGAGGCTAACTCAATCACTTTAACATCATCAATATAAAATTGAGGAAGTAGATCTTTCATTATGATAAAAATCACTCCAAAAGTTAGCATTAATGCCGCAGATAAACCAATTGATGTAAATCCCGATTTTCGTAAATCATCTTTATTTCCTCTTCCAACAGATAAACCCACTCGAATCATGCCGGCAGAAGAAATTCCAAGTATAATCATATAAGTAATTGAAGCTAGATTAATTGCGATTTGATGAGCGGCAAGGGGGACAGCACCAATCCAACCAATCATAACCGCGGCGCAAACAAAACATCCAACCTCCAAGAAATATTGGAGTCCGCTCGGCAATCCTATCGAAAATAATTTTTTCAGTAATGCGCGGTCAATAATCTTTAAAGTGAATGAAGGATTAAAATTTATTACTTTTTTATAATTGAGTGTGACAACCATTAATGCAATCGCCATTGTCCATCTTGTTCCGGTAGTTGCAATTCCCGCACCCAATAATCCTAATTTCGGTGATCCCAAGTTCCCGAATATGAAAATCCAATTTAGGAACGCATTCAGTATGTTGGCTGATAGTGATATTATCATCGGAGGAATCGGTTCACTTAATCCTTCCAAAAATTGTCTGTAGCATTGAAAAATTATGAATGGAATTATTGATGCGATAAGTGTTCGCAGATATGGAATTGCTTCATTTACCACTTCATCAGGCTGATTCATATAAGGTAATAGAAATGATAAACCATACATCAGAAAAATTAATACGAACGCAAAAATAATATTAATGAGTAGAGAGTGA
Coding sequences:
- a CDS encoding MATE family efflux transporter codes for the protein MNLKEHISDTLKLAIPISTGQLGHVMLGVVDSLMVGKLGAVPLAAASLVNGLFFLIIVIGIGMTMAASPLIAMAKGRGRNKECGQILNHSLLINIIFAFVLIFLMYGLSFLLPYMNQPDEVVNEAIPYLRTLIASIIPFIIFQCYRQFLEGLSEPIPPMIISLSANILNAFLNWIFIFGNLGSPKLGLLGAGIATTGTRWTMAIALMVVTLNYKKVINFNPSFTLKIIDRALLKKLFSIGLPSGLQYFLEVGCFVCAAVMIGWIGAVPLAAHQIAINLASITYMIILGISSAGMIRVGLSVGRGNKDDLRKSGFTSIGLSAALMLTFGVIFIIMKDLLPQFYIDDVKVIELASQLIIVAALFQLFDGLQASGISVLRGLTDVKVPLFISFGSYWLIGIPVAYLLGFTFQLGTVGIWIGLLIGLIVLGSLCVLRFNKKSKEEIILTEEDQKTLIG